One genomic segment of Misgurnus anguillicaudatus chromosome 25, ASM2758022v2, whole genome shotgun sequence includes these proteins:
- the LOC129426158 gene encoding E3 ubiquitin-protein ligase TRIM16 isoform X1 gives MAESHIFEEKISCSVCLDLLKDPVTIPCGHSYCMICITKCWDQNEMGIYSCPQCRQTFTPRPVLFKNVMFAEMVEDLKKTKLQTAVPADSYAEAGDVDCDACTERKYKAVKSCLECLKSYCQNHLKQHEHLFIDRRHHLMNPTRQLHEMICSKHHKQLEIYCRTDQHCICYLCTMDEHKNHDTVTAVTERTEKQRVLGERQRKLHQIIEEREKELQELREAVDSHARSAQTAVEDSERIFTQLIRSIERRRSEVTQLIRDQEKTAVSRAEGVMKRLEEEIDDLRRRDAELKQFSHTDNHIHFLQGFQSLSAALESSVSHRFTLSSLLSFDDVRKSLSQLKDKLEDFCREEIEKISGEVTFITVISDELKTREDFLQYFKQFTLDSNTVNKYIQLSDGNRTATDTNTIHQYPDHPDRFDHWLQVLCRESLCGRCYWEVEWSGQMLISVSYKSISRKGEGYECLFGCNDQSWSFYCDGSICSFSHNNKHTSLPVVLRPCRIGVYVDHSKGSLSFYSVSDTMNLIHRVHTTFTQPLYPGFHIVPGSVKLCNPAV, from the exons ATGGCAGAATCTCATATTTTTGAGGAAAAGATCAGCTGTTCAGTGTGTTTGGATCTCCTGAAGGATCCAGTGACCATTCCTTGtggacacagttactgtatgaTCTGTATTACAAAGTGCTGGGATCAGAATGAGATGGGAATCTACAGCTGCCCTCAATGCAGACAAACCTTCACACCAAGacctgttttatttaaaaatgtgatgtttGCTGAAATGGTGGAGGACCTGAAGAAGACAAAACTTCAGACTGCTGTTCCTGCTGACTCTTATGCTGAAGCTGGAGATGTGGATTGTGACGCCTGTACTGAGAGAAAATACAAAGCTGTCAAGTCCTGTCTGGAGTGTCTGAAGTCTTACTGTCAAAATCATCTTAAACAACATGAACATCTCTTCATTGACAGGAGGCATCATTTGATGAATCCCACCAGACAACTTCATGAGATGATCTGCTCAAAACATCATAAACAACTAGAAATCTACTGTCGCACCGACCAACACTGCATTTGTTATCTGTGTACGATGGATGAACATAAAAACCATGATACTGTGACAGCTGTAACAGAAAGAACTGAGAAACAG AGAGTTTtgggagagagacagagaaaattACATCAGATAATtgaggagagagagaaggagCTTCAGGAGCTGAGAGAGGCTGTGGACTCTCATGCG CGCTCTGCACAGACAGCAGTGGAGGACAGTGAGAGGATCTTTACTCAACTGATCCGATCCATTGAGAGAAGACGATCTGAGGTGACACAactgatcagagatcaggaaaAGACTGCAGTGAGTCGAGCTGAAGGAGTCATGAAGCGTCTGGAGGAGGAGATTGATGATCTGAGGAGGAGAGACGCTGAACTGAAGCAGTTTTCACATACAGACAATCACATCCATTTCCTACAG GGTTTTCAGTCTCTGTCTGCAGCTCTTGAGTCTTCAGTCTCACACAGATTTACTCTCAGCTCTCTTCTCTCTTTTGATGATGTGAGAAAATCTCTCTCTCAACTGAAAGACAAACTGGAGGATTTCTGTAGAGAGGAGATAGAGAAGATATCTGGTGAAG TTACATTTATCACAGTCATTTCTGATGAATTGAAGACCAGAGAGGATTTCTTACAAT ATTTCAAGCAGTTCACACTGGATTCAAACACAGTGAATAAATACATTCAGCTGTCTGATGGGAACAGAACGGCTACTGACACTAACACAATCCATCAGTATCCTGATCATCCAGACAGATTTGATCACTGGCTGCAGGTGTTGTGTAGAGAGAGTTTGTGTGGACGCTGTTACTGGGAGGTTGAGTGGAGTGGTCAGATGTTAATATCAGTGTCATATAAGAGCATCAGCAGGAAGGGAGAGGGTTATGAGTGTTTGTTTGGATGTAATGATCAGTCCTGGAGTTTTTACTGCGATGGCTCCATCTGCTCATTCAGTCACAATAACAAACACACTTCCCTCCCTGTAGTGTTGAGACCCTGTAGAATAGGAGTGTATGTGGATCACAGTAAAGGATCTCTGTCCTTCTACAGCGTCTCTGATACAATGAACCTCATCCACAGAGTCCACACCACATTCACTCAACCACTTTATCCTGGGTTTC